From Drosophila nasuta strain 15112-1781.00 chromosome X, ASM2355853v1, whole genome shotgun sequence, one genomic window encodes:
- the LOC132795084 gene encoding uncharacterized protein LOC132795084 isoform X2, protein MEGRRRRWRWQQAGPQQQQHRFKTKRKELNPITTRKSTKAAVEKITIVVPNNILIVIVIVVIVLLFFLVLCTTPAGENDINLTPPKQLTLTLTLPLLLQFLAALVQLLLVTTNFKSELHHMLCDLTIQRHTVAITYDLSETPAKKGAPPIPQKRSKSFELCMNSKRRTISHRTSSNRHRKLQPFRYT, encoded by the exons ATGGAAggacgacgtcgacgatggcgatggcagcAAGCAGgacctcagcagcagcagcatcgctTCAA aacgaaacgaaaagaatTGAatccaataacaacaagaaaatcaacaaaagcagcagttGAAAAAATCACTATTGTTGTTCCAAACAATATTCTGATCGTCATCGTGATAGTTGTGatcgtgttgttgttcttcctGGTGTTGTGTACGACTCCTGCCGGGGAAAACGACATCAACCTGACGCCGCCGAAGCaattgacgttgacgttgacgttgccattgctgctgcaatttctGGCCGCGCTCGTTCAGCTCCTGCTCGTAACAACGAACTTCAAAAGCGAGCTGCATCATATGCTGTGCGATTTAACCATCCAGCGACATACTGTGGCCATTACCTATGACCTCAGCG AAACACCAGCAAAAAAAGGCGCACCTCCAATTCCACAAAAACGGAGTAAAAGCTTCGAACTGTGCATGAATTCAAAGAGGCGAACTATAAGTCATCG gACTTCAAGTAACAGACATCGGAAGTTACAGCCGTTCAGGTACACGTGA
- the LOC132795329 gene encoding EF-hand domain-containing family member C2, whose protein sequence is MLRIPGMPLLPGTLFRDVNKVYYPKSQSLLNFRGIPMLSDRLQSTPVDPAGVVVDISCPPAQAQALYPPRTGPRLPPWLAYDKKVLSFKAYFKQTLQENFHAPYMVRNVNIYYYLEDGTLDIHEPKVENSGIVQGCVLHRQRVPKPPPCDNEFISIVDLNVDKTVQIFDRNYHIYDCDQFTRRFLNKHGIVVSDPVSPAIDPAEAVRKRGQARASAPPEKRHPFAQFLKYDRQILKFQAYWDDRTDMGDVRKLEICYYLADDTIEVKEAHIRNSGRDGPSTFLKRGRLQREFDGMFLPGQQTPVTLLNVLGSSRNVRYCVDPLNLGNKEILYYSQRDLQIGSVLNIYGRAVVITDMDPFTRQYYRDHYGIEQFTPLPQPTRSDVCAPYDKSGRMLPPYNGWGSYEDSAGNCMSIVIKRPKTDFRKFIKFDRYVLRFGAKMLSTIRENCERIFVISYFLSDDTMQVQEVAVRNSGFLGGEFMKRTRVLIPGQEKFSCKQPLYYRPCNFYIGGTMSIKDFIFHLVSADEFTLMYMEHHPDQFAHTNIDLILEKVRKVLETRMSDFVSSCVPECTDLDQKLEQRAIFISFESLKGALVALMGTTISDHEIITICRHFSGEQAPPNACSRDKVRAAAHLEIKRSLWNGREELMEHFHHINPTNKPFMPESQVRSTLRGFRMPFTLELIDNILSVLNRNDCDDIEVCDLMNFIDVSCFKGCDMPPINYAFELCPKLPFQYKGRVIDFGCLLKALNLPINIATTPVQPAIVTGDARILPPNESDNC, encoded by the exons aTGTTGCGCATACCAGGCATGCCCCTTTTGCCGGGCACACTCTTTCGCGAT GTTAATAAAGTGTACTATCCGAAATCGCAATCGTTACTCAATTTCCGAGGCATACCCATGCTGAGCGATCGGCTACAGTCGACGCCCGTGGATCCagctggtgttgttgtcgatATTAGCTGTCCGCCGGCCCAAGCCCAGGCACTATATCCGCCACGGACGGGTCCACGGCTGCCGCCGTGGCTGGCCTACGACAAGAAGGTGCTCAGCTTTAAGGCGTACTTCAAGCAAACGCTGCAGGAGAACTTCCATGCCCCCTATATGGTGCGCAACGTGAACATCTATTACTATCTGGAGGATGGCACGCTCGATATACACGAACCCAAGGTGGAAAATTCGGGTATTGTACAGGGTTGTGTGCTGCATCGCCAGCGGGTGCCAAAGCCCCCGCCATGTGACAATGAATTTATCTCCATTGTCGATCTGAATGTGGACAAGACGGTGCAGATATTTGATCGCAACTATCACATCTACGATTGTGATCAATTCACGCGCAGATTCCTCAACAAGCACGGCATTGTGGTGTCCGATCCAGTGTCACCGGCCAT CGATCCTGCAGAAGCTGTACGCAAGCGGGGACAGGCAAGGGCCAGTGCACCACCCGAGAAACGTCATCCGTTTGCGCAGTTCCTGAAGTACGACcgtcaaatattgaaattccagGCCTACTGGGATGATCGCACTGACATGGGTGATGTGCGCAAGCTGGAGATTTGCTACTACCTCGCCGATGATACCATCGAGGTGAAGGAGGCTCACATACGTAACTCCGGTCGGGATGGGCCTAGCACGTTCCTCAAGCGTGGACGTTTGCAGCGG GAATTCGATGGCATGTTTCTGCCGGGTCAACAGACGCCGGTGACGCTCTTGAATGTGCTTGGATCGTCGCGCAATGTGCGCTACTGTGTCGATCCCCTCAATTTGGGCAACAAGGAGATACTATATTACAGTCAGCGGGATCTGCAAATAGGCAGCGTACTCAATATCTACGGACGTGCTGTGGTCATCACGGACATGGATCCATTTACGCGGCAATACTATCGCGATCACTATGGCATCGAGCAGTTTACGCCATTGCCACAGCCAACGAGATCGGACGTTTGTGCGCCGTACGACAAATCGGGTCGCATGTTACCGCCCTACAATGGCTGGGGCAGCTACGAAGATTCCGCCGGCAATTGCATGTCGATTGTGATAAAACGTCCCAAAACGGACTTTAGGAAATTCATCAAATTCGATCGTTATGTGCTGCGCTTTGGGGCCAAAATGTTGTCCACCATACGCGAGAATTGCGAACGCATCTTTGTCATCAGCTATTTCCTTAGCGATGACACCATGCAGGTGCAGGAGGTGGCGGTCCGCAATTCGGGTTTCCTTGGCGGTGAGTTCATGAAGCGCACTCGCGTTTTAATACCCGGCCAGGAGAAATTCTCGTGCAAGCAGCCGTTGTATTATCGGCCATGTAATTTCTATATTGGCGGCACCATGTCCATCAAGGATTTCATCTTTCATCTGGTATCGGCCGATGAGTTTACGCTCATGTACATGGAACATCATCCCGATCAGTTTGCACACACCAACATCGATCTGATACTGGAGAAAGTGCGCAAGGTGCTCGAGACGCGGATGTCGGACTTTGTGTCCAGCTGTGTGCCCGAATGCACTGATCTCGACCAGAAGTTGGAACAGCGTGCCATCTTCATATCCTTCGAGAGTCTCAAGGGTGCTCTGGTCGCACTCATGGGTACAACGATCAGTGATCACGAGATTATCACAATTTGCCGGCACTTTTCCGGTGAACAGGCGCCACCGAATGCTTGTTCGCGGGATAAAGTTCGAGCTGCCGCTCATCTGGAGATCAAACGTTCGCTGTGGAACGGTCGAGAGGAGCTGATGGAGCATTTCCATCACATTAATCCCACGAACAAACCATTTATGCCCGAGTCACAGGTGCGATCGACGCTGCGAGGTTTTCGTATGCCATTCACGTTGGAACTGATCGATAACATTTTGTCGGTTCTGAATCGCAACGATTGCGATGACATTGAGGTCTGTGATCTGATGAACTTTATCGATGTCTCGTGCTTCAAGGGCTGCGATATGCCGCCCATCAATTACGCCTTTGAGCTGTGCCCCAAGTTACCCTTCCAGTACAAGGGACGTGTCATTGATTTCGGTTGTCTCCTGAAGGCTCTCAATTTGCCCATCAACATAGCGACAACGCCAGTGCAACCCGCTATTGTGACGGGAGATGCTAGGATATTGCCACCCAACGAGTCAGACAACTGTTGA
- the LOC132795084 gene encoding uncharacterized protein LOC132795084 isoform X3, producing MTFERLSETPAKKGAPPIPQKRSKSFELCMNSKRRTISHRTSSNRHRKLQPFRYT from the exons ATGACTTTTGAAAGATTAAGTG AAACACCAGCAAAAAAAGGCGCACCTCCAATTCCACAAAAACGGAGTAAAAGCTTCGAACTGTGCATGAATTCAAAGAGGCGAACTATAAGTCATCG gACTTCAAGTAACAGACATCGGAAGTTACAGCCGTTCAGGTACACGTGA
- the LOC132795083 gene encoding eukaryotic translation initiation factor 5, producing the protein MATVNVNRSVTDIFYRYKMPRLQAKVEGKGNGIKTVLVNMAEVARAIGRPATYPTKYFGCELGAQTQFDHKNERFIVNGSHDVNKLQDLLDGFIRKFVLCPECDNPETNLTVSAKNQTISQSCKACGFHGLLKVNHKVNTYIVKNPPSLNPAAQGSSLTEGKRSKKQKQKNENSDGSMSNNSMANNSGGESDGGNGTNHASQTEAEISAAIPEKSIAEDDDDGGWSVDVSKEAIRARLQDLTDGAKGMTISDDYDKTEKERIDIFYELVKNKRDKKQLDDVPTHKELLIEAERLDIVNKAPLVLAELLFTENIINDVRKNRILLLRFTHNNPKGQRYLIGGIEQTVELHAATLMSKVAGIFKVFYDLDILEEKVILEWAQKVSKRHVSKKIATEIHEKVQPFVQWLKDAEEEDSSSDDDDDAGNDSDVEIEYDDRARVESLKVVAAVSAVAAANKKNALDDEDGEEIDIDEI; encoded by the exons ATGGCGACCGTCAATGTGAATCGCAGCGTTACGGACATCTTCTATCGCTACAAGATGCCGCGTCTGCAGGCCAAGGTTGAGGGCAAGGGCAATGGCATCAAGACCGTCCTGGTCAACATGGCCGAGGTGGCGCGTGCTATCGGCCGCCCGGCGACCTATCCGACCAAGTACTTTGGTTGCGAATTGGGTGCTCAGACGCAGTTCGATCACAAG AATGAACGCTTCATTGTGAATGGCTCGCATGATGTGAACAAGCTGCAGGATCTGCTCGATGGCTTCATACGCAAATTTGTGCTGTGCCCCGAATGCGATAATCCGGAAACCAACTTGACTGTCTCGGCCAAGAACCAAACCATTTCGCAATCGTGCAAGGCTTGCGGTTTCCATGGCCTGCTCAAGGTTAATCATAAGGTGAACACGTACATTGTGAAGAATCCACCATCGTTGAATCCGGCTGCCCAGGGCTCCTCTCTCACCGAGGGCAAACGTTcgaagaagcaaaagcaaaagaatgaGAACTCCGATGGCTCCATGTCCAACAATTCGATGGCCAACAATTCGGGTGGTGAATCCGATGGCGGCAATGGCACCAATCATGCCAGTCAAACCGAGGCCGAGATTAGCGCTGCTATACCCGAGAAGAGCATTGCCgaggacgatgatgatggcggCTGGAGTGTCGATGTATCCAAG GAAGCGATTCGAGCACGCTTACAGGATCTAACCGATGGCGCCAAGGGCATGACAATTTCCGATGATTACGACAAGACGGAAAAGGAGCGCATCGACATCTTCTACGAGCTGGTGAAGAACAAGCGCGACAAGAAGCAACTGGACGATGTGCCCACGCACAAGGAGCTGCTGATCGAGGCCGAGCGCCTGGACATTGTGAACAAGGCGCCCCTTGTGCTCGCCGAGCTGCTCTTCACCGAGAACATCATCAACGATGTGCGCAAGAATCGCATTCTCCTGTTGCGCTTCACCCACAACAATCCGAAGGGACAACGCTATCTGATTGGCGGCATTGAGCAGACCGTCGAGTTGCATGCGGCCACATTGATGAGCAAGGTGGCTGGCATCTTTAAGGTGTTCTACGATCTCGATATACTCGAGGAGAAGGTCATACTGGAGTGGGCGCAAAAGGTGAGCAAGCGTCATGTGTCGAAGAAGATTGCCACGGAGATCCATGAGAAGGTGCAACCGTTTGTGCAGTGGCTAAAGGATGCCGAAGAGGAGGATTCGTCGTcggatgatgacgatgatgcgGGCAATGATTCGGATGTGGAGATCGAGTACGATGATCGGGCACGTGTCGAGTCATTGAAGGTGGTTGCCGCTGTCAGTGCTGTGGCTGCGGCCAATAAGAAGAATGCTCTCGATGATGAGGATGGCGAGGAGATCGATATTGATGAGATTTAA
- the LOC132795325 gene encoding DNA-directed RNA polymerase III subunit RPC1: MPKEQFRASALNKKISHVQFGVSGADEIQQESLVRIISKNLYQAQRQPVPYGVLDRRMGISTKDALCDTCGQGLNECIGHFGYLDLALPVFHIGHFRSTINILQMICKTCARVMLKAEDRAVFEKKLHNPNFSYLGKKALHSQMLTKAKKVTKCPHCAAANGGVKKGPGLLKILHDPYKGRKKDATFTTLMEEMLRSTELNRDLNLTLSSYSAAEELTPLMVLDLFEQIPQSDVALLGMCSRGAHPKHLIVTRVFVPPACIRPSVLSEVKAGTTEDDLTMKQSEILLINDVIQRHMATGGKIELIHEDWDFLQLHVALYFHSEISGIPLNMAPKKTTRGIVQRLKGKQGRFRGNLSGKRVDFSGRTVISPDPNLMINQVGVPERVAKILTYPERVNPANIRQMKQLVRNGPAKHPGANYVQQRGSSFKKYLAYGNREKVAQELKCGDIVERHLRDEDIVLFNRQPSLHKMSIMCHRAKVQPQRTFRFNECACTPYNADFDGDEMNLHLPQTEEARAEALILMGNQSNLVTPKNGEILIAATQDFITGGYLLTQKEVFLTKEEAMQLAACFLANEDSTMRIQMPPPAIWKPRRLWTGKQMFNLLMRPNSDSQVRLNMVNKGRNYTGNLDLCVNDSWIHIRNSELMCGTMDKATMGSGTKQCIFYLLLRDFGEAFATKAMWRLARIASFFIQNRGFSFGISDVTPSAKLLHHKRILLDRGYAKCNDYIEKLKAGTLQCQPGCTPEETLEAVMLRELSGIREQAAKTCFAELHPTNSALIMALSGSKGSNINISQMIACVGQQAISGKRVPNGFENRALPHFDRHSAIPAARGFVENSFYSGLTPTEFFFHTMAGREGLVDTAVKTAETGYLQRRLVKCLEDLVVHYDGTVRNAINEMVDTIYGGDGLDPVSMETRNKPVDLSHQYDNLRAQLPRGEQPALQADEILEKAEAMFKLEEFSEARSDFKLDVTNHLKAVAKRIGQLQQRYIDHKELSQQIECLSAEQLLEFLRRINDRYNRAVSEPGTAVGAIAAQSIGEPGTQMTLKTFHFAGVASMNITQGVPRIVEIINATKNISTPIITAELKNNTSMEFARQVKARIEKTTLGELSSYVEIVCAPSSCHLVIGIDMARIKVLGLHIDLDTIVMSILKSRLRIKIGQVHTVPKKSRIIVCVETTRNATINAELARLATTIQNVVVAGLPNIARAVIAVDDAHQPPTYKLCIEGYGLREVIATHGVVGERTRSNNICEIYQTLGIEAARTIIMGEITDVMEGHGMSVDWRHIMLLASQMTARGEVLGITRHGLAKMRESVFNLASFEKTADHLFDAAYYGQTDAINGVSERIILGMPAGIGTGIFKLLQYHADKEVPPTEPTIFNVMGLQPVA; this comes from the exons ATGCCCAAGGAGCAGTTTCGCGCCTCGGCGCTTAACAAGAAAAT CTCACATGTGCAGTTTGGCGTTAGCGGCGCTGATGAAATCCAACAAGAGTCTCTGGTGCGTATTATCTCAAAGAATCTGTATCAGGCTCAACGCCAGCCGGTACCGTATGGCGTCCTCGATCGTCGCATGGGCATCAGCACCAAGGATGCGCTCTGCGACACCTGCGGCCAAGGCTTGAACGAGTGCATTGGACATTTTGGGTATTTGGATTTGGCGCTGCCCGTGTTTCACATTGGACACTTTCGCTCAACGATCAACATACTGCAAATGATCTGCAAGACATGCGCACGCGTCATGCTCAAGGCCGAGGATCGTGCGGTGTTCGAGAAGAAGCTGCACAATCCGAATTTCTCGTATTTGGGCAAAAAGGCGCTGCACTCGCAGATGCTCACCAAGGCCAAGAAGGTGACCAAATGTCCGCACTGTGCGGCAGCCAATGGTGGCGTCAAAAAAGGTCCGGGATTGCTGAAGATCCTCCATGATCCGTACAAGGGTCGGAAAAAGGATGCCACGTTCACCACCCTGATGGAGGAAATGCTGCGCTCCACGGAACTGAATCGTGATCTCAATCTAACGCTGAGCAGTTACAGCGCCGCCGAAGAGTTAACGCCTCTCATGGTGCTCGATCTATTCGAGCAGATCCCACAAAGCGATGTGGCGCTGTTGGGCATGTGTTCACGTGGTGCACATCCCAAGCATTTGATTGTGACACGCGTGTTTGTGCCGCCCGCCTGCATCCGCCCCTCGGTGCTGTCCGAGGTGAAGGCGGGGACAACGGAGGATGATCTGACGATGAAACAAAGTGAAATACTGCTGATAAACGATGTGATACAACGGCATATGGCAACGGGTGGCAAAATCGAATTGATACACGAGGATTGGGACTTTCTGCAGCTGCATGTGGCGCTCTATTTTCACAGCGAAATCAGCGGCATCCCATTGAATATGGCACCCAAGAAGACAACACGTGGCATTGTGCAGCGACTGAAGGGCAAACAGGGACGTTTCCGTGGCAATCTGTCCGGCAAACGTGTGGATTTCAGTGGACGAACTGTCATCTCGCCCGATCCCAATTTGATGATCAATCAGGTGGGCGTGCCGGAGCGTGTGGCCAAGATACTCACCTATCCGGAGCGTGTGAATCCCGCCAACATCAGGCAAATGAAGCAGCTGGTACGCAATGGACCCGCAAAGCATCCGGGTGCCAATTATGTGCAGCAACGTGGCTCCAGTTTCAAAAAGTATCTGGCCTATGGCAATCGCGAGAAAGTTGCCCAGGAGCTGAAGTGTGGCGACATCGTGGAGCGGCATTTGCGGGACGAGGATATTGTGCTCTTCAATCGCCAGCCATCGCTGCACAAGATGTCCATTATGTGTCATCGGGCCAAGGTTCAGCCACAGCGTACGTTCCGGTTTAATGAATGCGCCTGTACGCCGTACAATGCGGATTTTGATGGTGACGAGATGAATTTGCATCTGCCACAAACGGAGGAGGCGCGTGCCGAAGCTTTGATCCTGATGGGCAATCAATCGAATCTGGTGACACCGAAGAATGGTGAAATACTGATTGCGGCCACACAGGATTTCATCACTGGCGGATATTTGTTGACCCAAAAGGAGGTGTTCCTCACCAAAGAGGAGGCCATGCAGTTGGCCGCCTGCTTTCTGGCCAACGAGGACTCGACGATGCGCATTCAAATGCCGCCGCCAGCGATTTGGAAGCCGCGTCGCTTGTGGACCGGCAAACAGATGTTTAATCTGCTCATGCGACCCAACAGCGATTCCCAGGTGCGTCTTAACATGGTCAACAAGGGACGCAACTACACCGGCAACTTGGATTTGTGTGTCAACGATTCCT ggaTTCACATACGCAACTCGGAGTTGATGTGCGGCACCATGGACAAAGCAACTATGGGATCAGGCACCAAACAGTGCATCTTCTATCTGCTGCTGCGCGACTTTGGCGAAGCCTTTGCCACCAAGGCCATGTGGCGCTTGGCACGG ATTGCCTCGTTCTTCATACAAAATCGTGGCTTCTCCTTTGGCATCAGCGATGTGACGCCGAGTGCCAAGCTGCTGCATCACAAGCGCATCCTGTTGGATCGAGGCTATGCCAAGTGCAACGACTACATCGAAAAACTGAAGGCAGGCACACTTCAGTGTCAACCTGGTTGCACACCTGAGGAGACCCTCGAGGCTGTTATGCTGCGTGAATTGTCCGGCATTCGTGAGCAGGCTGCAAAGACGTGTTTCGCCGAACTGCATCCGACGAACAGCGCCTTGATCATGGCCCTCAGCGGTTCGAAGGGATCGAACATCAACATCTCTCAGATGATCGCGTGTGTGGGCCAACAGGCCATCAGTGGCAAGCGAGTGCCCAACGGATTCGAGAATCGCGCTCTACCTCATTTCGATCGCCACT CCGCCATTCCTGCTGCGCGTGGTTTCGTCGAGAACAGCTTCTACTCAGGTTTGACGCCAACTGAGTTCTTCTTTCACACGATGGCCGGACGAGAGGGTCTCGTCGATACGGCCGTAAAGACCGCCGAGACGGGCTATCTGCAGCGTCGTCTGGTCAAGTGCCTGGAGGATTTGGTGGTGCACTACGACGGTACGGTGCGCAATGCAATCAACGAAATGGTCGACACCATTTATGGTGGTGATGGTCTCGATCCCGTGTCGATGGAGACGCGCAATAAACCCGTCGATCTGAGCCATCAATACGACAATCTGCGAGCGCAGCTGCCGCGCGGCGAGCAGCCTGCACTGCAAGCGGACGAGATACTCGAAAAAGCGGAAGCGATGTTCAAGCTGGAGGAGTTTAGCGAAGCGCGCAGCGACTTTAAGCTGGATGTAAC CAATCATTTGAAAGCGGTGGCCAAGCGTATTGGACAGCTGCAGCAACGCTACATTGATCACAAGGAGTTGAGCCAACAGATCGAATGCCTCAGTGCCGAGCAATTGCTCGAGTTTCTGCGTCGCATCAACGATCGCTACAATCGCGCTGTCAGCGAACCAGGCACCGCTGTCGGTGCCATTGCGGCGCAGAGTATCGGCGAGCCGGGAACACAGATGACACTGAAAACTTTCCATTTCGCTGGCGTTGCGTCGATGAACATCACTCAGGGAGTGCCGCGTATTGTGGAGATTATCAATGCGACGAAAAACATTTCGACACCGATTATTACCGCCGAACTGAAGAACAATACGAGCATGGAGTTTGCTCGCCAGGTGAAGGCGCGCATCGAGAAGACAACGCTCGGCGAGCTATCGTCGTATGTGGAGATTGTTTGCGCCCCATCCAGTTGCCATTTGGTGATTGGCATCGATATGGCGCGCATTAAGGTGCTGGGATTGCACATTGATCTCGACACGATTGTGATGAGCATATTGAAGTCACGGCTGCGCATCAAGATCGGACAGGTGCACACGGTGCCAAAGAAATCGCGCATCATCGTCTGCGTTGAGACCACTCGGAATGCAACGATCAATGCGGAACTCGCTCGACTTGCGACAACCATACAGAATGTCGTTGTCGCTGGGCTGCCGAATATCGCCCGCGCTGTGATCGCTGTCGATGATGCCCATCAGCCGCCCACCTATAAGCTGTGCATCGAGGGCTACGGACTGCGCGAAGTGATTGCCACGCATGGCGTTGTCGGCGAACGAACGCGCAGCAATAACATCTGTGAGATTTATCAGACGCTCGGCATTGAGGCAGCGCGCACCATCATCATGGGTGAGATTACCGACGTGATGGAGGGTCACGGCATGAGCGTCGATTGGCGACACATTATGCTCCTCGCCAGCCAGATGACAGCGCGTGGCGAGGTGCTCGGCATCACGCGACACGGTCTGGCCAAGATGCGTGAGAGTGTCTTCAATTTGGCATCG TTCGAGAAGACCGCAGATCATCTGTTCGATGCCGCTTACTATGGACAAACGGATGCCATCAACGGCGTCTCGGAACGCATCATCTTGGGCATGCCAGCGGGAATTGGCACTGGGATCTTTAAGCTGCTGCAGTATCATGCTGACAAAGAGGTGCCGCCCACCGAGCCGACAATCTTCAATGTGATGGGACTGCAGCCAGTTGCCTAG
- the LOC132795084 gene encoding uncharacterized protein LOC132795084 isoform X1, whose protein sequence is MEGRRRRWRWQQAGPQQQQHRFKLVYSSPLNPSQVFLRPFSAQTKRKELNPITTRKSTKAAVEKITIVVPNNILIVIVIVVIVLLFFLVLCTTPAGENDINLTPPKQLTLTLTLPLLLQFLAALVQLLLVTTNFKSELHHMLCDLTIQRHTVAITYDLSETPAKKGAPPIPQKRSKSFELCMNSKRRTISHRTSSNRHRKLQPFRYT, encoded by the exons ATGGAAggacgacgtcgacgatggcgatggcagcAAGCAGgacctcagcagcagcagcatcgctTCAAGTTAGTTTATTCGTCACCGTTAAACCCATCGCAAGTTTTTCTTCGACCATTTTCCGCACA aacgaaacgaaaagaatTGAatccaataacaacaagaaaatcaacaaaagcagcagttGAAAAAATCACTATTGTTGTTCCAAACAATATTCTGATCGTCATCGTGATAGTTGTGatcgtgttgttgttcttcctGGTGTTGTGTACGACTCCTGCCGGGGAAAACGACATCAACCTGACGCCGCCGAAGCaattgacgttgacgttgacgttgccattgctgctgcaatttctGGCCGCGCTCGTTCAGCTCCTGCTCGTAACAACGAACTTCAAAAGCGAGCTGCATCATATGCTGTGCGATTTAACCATCCAGCGACATACTGTGGCCATTACCTATGACCTCAGCG AAACACCAGCAAAAAAAGGCGCACCTCCAATTCCACAAAAACGGAGTAAAAGCTTCGAACTGTGCATGAATTCAAAGAGGCGAACTATAAGTCATCG gACTTCAAGTAACAGACATCGGAAGTTACAGCCGTTCAGGTACACGTGA
- the LOC132795492 gene encoding brachyurin: MRTIAKDQQLLSSRVVILLLIAALLAEAAPPQQLDQIKGRIITGTDASVGQFPWQVILKRDEWDDLLCGGSIISDSWVLTAGHCAYGRDSLYLVFGTIELNDESAQSMTSTKLYVHPNYNDKMNNDVALVQLPQPLTFTNNIQPITLVSSTQSVNTYVGTQATIAGFGLVDDEYLDYSQVLQYAQVQVIANDKCSAVFGTSVVLSSTMCAQGNAGSNMSTCSGDSGGPLIINNNGAWLQIGINSFVAEDRCTTGLPSGYVRLTSFIDYIAETTGLALS; the protein is encoded by the exons ATGAGAACGATAGCAAAGGATCAACAATTGCTGAGCAGTCGAGTAGTTATTCTGCTGCTAATCGCCGCCTTGCTGGCCGAGGCAGCGCCACCACAGCAACTGGATCAG ATTAAAGGACGCATCATTACGGGCACCGATGCTTCGGTTGGACAATTCCCTTGGCAAGTGATACTTAAACGCGATGAATGGGATGATCTACTTTGCGGTGGCTCCATTATTTCCGACAGTTGGGTGCTCACCGCTGGCCATTGTGCCTATGGCCGTGACTCGCTTTACCTGGTCTTTGGCACCATCGAGCTGAACGACGAGAGTGCCCAGAGTATGACCTCAACCAAGTTGTATGTGCATCCCAACTACAACGATAAGATGAACAATGATGTGGCGTTGGTTCAGTTGCCACAACCTCTGACCTTCACCAACAATATCCAACCCATTACGCTGGTGTCCAGCACACAATCAGTGAACACTTATGTGGGAACTCAGGCGACAATTGCCGGCTTTGGCCTGGTGGACGATGAGTATCTGGACTATTCGCAGGTGCTGCAATACGCTCAGGTTCAGGTGATTGCCAATGACAAGTGTTCCGCGGTGTTTGGCACCAGTGTCGTCCTCTCTTCCACAATGTGTGCTCAGGGCAATGCGGGCAGCAATATGTCCACTTGTTCTGGCGATTCGGGTGGACCGCTGATCATCAATAACAATGGCGCTTGGCTGCAGATTGGCATCAATTCGTTTGTCGCCGAGGATCGTTGCACCACCGGACTGCCGTCGGGATATGTGCGGCTCACCTCGTTCATCGATTACATTGCCGAGACCACTGGACTGGCGCTCAGCTGA